In one window of Haloimpatiens sp. FM7315 DNA:
- a CDS encoding DUF4430 domain-containing protein, producing the protein MDLEKNPNDFEGRNLINEIAKEVDENTSFFSQIDIKAVITLDEYNMKFKEKTVNYNTQNAVQGVLKAQCEDGGFKERRSSSPINTAYAIKYLSRHKDIKGANEAIVKGVNYLHKLQKEDGGIYEATFITGYSAEVISGLLAAGEDLKSEKWTKASGKNPVDSLFTLWKQNNSFDNKEGESSNNRGWLEATWKAFYTLVDLKKAGYGDYLVKGIDINKYGKGNEEELEEKTCKVNVSIVLPKAEGYDVLIKPKEVVISNKKHKNGFTALGSLEATTSLYELSGKMVTSIFGYENKGQNGWIYSVNGNVPSIMPQDMDVKPGDKIIWYYSMNGISGKVPSWEELTGTIINVEKIDYDKTIRETADKVVEKILKGNLEFDWYALALNKLGKKVPDTMLSSMSKKVKDAKGIFDKETDYEKLVICMLAAGGDPTNVDSYNLVDKIYNSTMSQGLNAYIFGLIALDSGNYEIPKDAKFTRSKIIRYILRAKTEDGGWTYSGFKADVDMTAMAITALAPYYNLREDVKEAIDNAVKLLSKLQTENGGYISWDKENSCSAATVMVALCTLKIDPIKDVRFVKKGKNLVDSLMTFITKDGDGFGYINDKLDDFSTEQVLRAFASYNAFKENSLLYKIDKVNKGKMEVEDITDKKEFKLGSLEKIKVKVTNNSNALKNATLVMALFDENERLIDYVSVKRKLKAGDIVELEGGLKMPQNGKYNVRAFVWEDINELNPLTEVISVPVLK; encoded by the coding sequence TTGGATTTAGAAAAGAATCCTAATGATTTTGAAGGAAGAAATTTAATTAATGAAATAGCTAAAGAAGTAGATGAAAATACAAGTTTCTTTTCTCAAATAGATATTAAGGCAGTAATTACACTAGATGAATATAATATGAAGTTTAAAGAAAAAACTGTGAACTACAATACTCAAAATGCAGTACAAGGAGTTTTAAAGGCACAGTGTGAGGATGGTGGATTTAAAGAAAGAAGATCATCATCACCTATAAATACAGCCTATGCTATAAAATACTTAAGTAGGCATAAGGACATTAAAGGTGCAAATGAGGCTATAGTAAAGGGCGTCAATTATTTGCATAAGCTTCAAAAGGAAGATGGAGGAATTTACGAAGCAACATTTATAACTGGATACAGTGCAGAAGTAATTAGCGGATTATTGGCTGCAGGTGAAGATTTAAAATCTGAAAAGTGGACAAAAGCTTCAGGAAAGAATCCAGTAGACTCCTTATTTACTTTGTGGAAACAAAATAATTCCTTTGATAATAAAGAAGGGGAAAGTTCAAATAACAGAGGATGGCTAGAAGCTACTTGGAAAGCTTTCTACACTTTGGTAGACCTTAAAAAAGCAGGTTATGGAGATTATTTAGTAAAAGGAATAGATATAAATAAATATGGAAAAGGCAATGAAGAGGAGCTAGAAGAAAAAACCTGTAAAGTAAATGTATCTATAGTTTTACCTAAGGCTGAAGGTTATGATGTTTTAATAAAACCTAAAGAAGTAGTTATAAGTAATAAAAAACATAAAAATGGCTTTACAGCATTAGGTTCATTAGAAGCTACTACAAGTCTATATGAGCTTTCAGGAAAAATGGTTACATCTATATTTGGATATGAAAATAAGGGCCAAAATGGATGGATTTACAGTGTAAATGGAAATGTTCCAAGTATAATGCCTCAAGATATGGATGTAAAACCAGGAGATAAAATTATATGGTATTATTCCATGAATGGAATAAGTGGTAAAGTTCCTTCTTGGGAAGAATTAACGGGAACTATAATTAATGTTGAAAAAATAGATTATGACAAAACTATAAGGGAAACAGCAGATAAAGTTGTAGAAAAAATACTTAAGGGAAATTTAGAATTTGATTGGTATGCTTTAGCATTAAACAAATTAGGTAAAAAAGTTCCAGATACTATGCTAAGTAGTATGAGTAAAAAAGTTAAAGATGCTAAGGGAATATTTGACAAGGAAACTGATTATGAAAAATTGGTAATATGTATGTTAGCAGCAGGTGGAGATCCTACAAATGTAGATTCTTATAATTTAGTGGATAAAATATATAATTCAACTATGTCTCAAGGCTTAAATGCATATATATTTGGACTTATAGCATTAGACTCAGGAAATTATGAAATACCTAAAGATGCAAAATTTACTAGGTCAAAAATAATAAGATATATTTTAAGAGCAAAAACAGAAGATGGAGGATGGACATATTCTGGTTTTAAAGCAGATGTTGATATGACTGCTATGGCCATAACTGCTCTTGCACCTTATTATAACTTAAGAGAGGATGTAAAAGAGGCTATAGATAATGCAGTTAAGCTTCTTTCTAAGCTTCAAACAGAAAATGGTGGATATATAAGCTGGGATAAAGAAAATTCTTGTAGTGCGGCTACAGTAATGGTGGCCCTATGTACTTTGAAAATTGACCCAATTAAAGATGTTAGATTTGTAAAAAAGGGCAAAAACCTAGTGGATTCATTAATGACTTTTATTACTAAGGATGGAGATGGTTTTGGATACATTAATGATAAGCTAGACGATTTTTCAACAGAACAGGTTTTAAGAGCTTTTGCTTCATACAATGCATTTAAAGAAAACAGTTTATTATACAAAATAGACAAAGTAAATAAAGGAAAAATGGAAGTAGAAGATATAACAGATAAAAAAGAATTTAAATTAGGTTCTTTGGAAAAGATCAAGGTTAAAGTTACTAATAATTCAAATGCTTTAAAAAATGCAACCCTTGTAATGGCATTATTTGATGAAAATGAAAGATTAATAGATTATGTATCTGTTAAGAGAAAGCTAAAAGCTGGAGATATAGTAGAGTTAGAGGGCGGATTAAAGATGCCACAAAATGGAAAATACAATGTTAGAGCTTTTGTATGGGAGGATATAAATGAATTGAATCCTCTAACAGAAGTAATCTCTGTTCCTGTTTTAAAGTAA
- a CDS encoding PTS sugar transporter subunit IIB — protein MKKIFLFCDAGMSTSLLVSKMREVAKKHDVNVQIEALPFARSFEIIEKRRWIVYY, from the coding sequence ATGAAAAAGATATTTTTATTCTGTGATGCGGGAATGTCTACAAGTTTACTAGTATCAAAAATGAGGGAAGTTGCTAAGAAGCATGATGTAAACGTACAGATAGAAGCTCTTCCATTTGCTAGATCTTTTGAAATAATTGAAAAAAGGAGGTGGATTGTATATTATTAG
- a CDS encoding PTS transporter subunit EIIC, giving the protein MDCILLGPQVKFLLKDIEEKCAEYNIPVDVISATAYGTMNGEKVLKQAIKMIRGSKKINIKSLIIKKGDKKMSKLEKIVNEKISPVAQKISAQRHLRAIRDSFATIMTFLIIGSVFMIIANFPITGWEELQVKLFGEEFPQLIMTPVRVTFDFMAVYIAAAVAYNLSKRYNIDAFTVSLLSIASFILLIPFNANIELDGKMQVVPKVLQIGQWVGAKGLIVAILVGIFVAEVFNIFIKKNISIKMPPSVPEAVSKAFSALIPGFVIICITLIIRTIFASTSYGSLLEMIYSLVAMPAQAFIGNSVLGAIGLSVTSTLFWFLGINATSTLNGVVRPFWLQLQQQNIAAIQAGLQPPHILTEQFYDLIYMGGIGATLGACIILILKSKSKQYKQIGKISVIPGIFNINEPVMFGLPIVLNPIAFIPLLITPVVLILINYSAMYFGIVPKPNGIFLPWTTPPLIQGYLITGSIKGALLQLFDIIVVMGIWYPFLKVMDKKQCEIEMKEQEEDEDFDFKL; this is encoded by the coding sequence GTGGATTGTATATTATTAGGACCTCAGGTTAAGTTTTTATTAAAGGATATTGAGGAAAAGTGTGCAGAATACAATATACCTGTGGATGTTATAAGCGCAACTGCCTATGGCACTATGAATGGTGAGAAAGTATTAAAACAAGCCATTAAAATGATAAGAGGTAGTAAAAAAATTAATATAAAAAGCCTAATAATAAAAAAAGGAGACAAGAAGATGAGTAAATTAGAGAAAATAGTAAATGAAAAAATAAGCCCTGTTGCTCAAAAAATTTCTGCTCAAAGACATTTAAGAGCTATCCGTGATTCCTTTGCTACTATTATGACTTTTTTAATTATTGGTTCAGTTTTTATGATAATTGCCAATTTTCCAATAACAGGTTGGGAAGAACTTCAAGTTAAATTGTTTGGAGAAGAATTTCCACAATTAATTATGACACCAGTAAGGGTTACATTTGACTTTATGGCTGTGTATATTGCAGCTGCAGTTGCTTACAATTTATCGAAAAGATACAATATTGATGCATTTACAGTATCCTTATTATCAATCGCAAGTTTTATTTTATTAATACCATTTAATGCAAACATAGAATTAGATGGAAAAATGCAAGTTGTTCCAAAAGTTTTACAGATTGGGCAATGGGTTGGAGCTAAAGGACTTATAGTAGCTATATTAGTTGGTATATTTGTAGCTGAGGTATTTAATATTTTCATTAAAAAGAATATTTCAATTAAGATGCCTCCAAGTGTTCCAGAAGCAGTATCAAAAGCCTTTTCTGCATTAATACCAGGCTTTGTAATTATATGTATAACTTTAATTATTCGTACAATTTTTGCATCTACAAGCTATGGCTCATTATTAGAGATGATATACTCACTAGTAGCGATGCCAGCACAAGCATTTATTGGAAACAGTGTTTTAGGGGCAATAGGGTTATCTGTTACATCTACATTGTTTTGGTTTTTAGGTATAAATGCAACATCTACTCTTAATGGAGTTGTAAGACCGTTTTGGCTTCAACTACAGCAGCAAAATATAGCAGCCATTCAAGCAGGATTACAACCACCTCATATATTAACAGAACAATTCTATGATTTAATATATATGGGGGGCATAGGTGCTACTTTAGGAGCTTGTATTATTTTAATTTTAAAATCAAAATCAAAACAGTATAAACAAATTGGTAAAATATCCGTTATACCTGGTATATTTAATATTAATGAACCAGTTATGTTTGGACTTCCTATTGTTTTAAATCCAATAGCATTCATTCCGCTTTTAATTACACCAGTAGTATTAATACTTATTAACTATTCTGCAATGTATTTTGGAATAGTTCCAAAACCTAATGGAATATTCTTGCCATGGACAACTCCACCTTTGATACAAGGATATTTAATTACAGGTAGTATTAAAGGTGCACTACTACAACTATTTGATATAATTGTTGTTATGGGAATTTGGTATCCGTTTTTAAAGGTTATGGACAAAAAACAATGTGAAATTGAAATGAAAGAACAAGAAGAAGATGAAGATTTTGACTTTAAGTTATAG
- the pepV gene encoding dipeptidase PepV, giving the protein MNMFDNMKFKDEFLEDLKEILRKKTVKSKSSINAPFGQDVAEGLNCILDISKRYGFKAVNLNNYIGYAEYGDGEEEEYVGALGHIDVVPEGSGWSQDPFDPIIKDDRIYARGSLDDKGPIMCALYALKLLKESNIKLSKKVRIIFGTNEESGTEDIKYYLQNEKPPVLCFTPDAYFPIVTSEKGILTFELVKSFKEDIRDFTIEYIKGGKKSNIVPDYCEMKIVFKNNEVIEKQFNNEDLKKKYKVSTEIKDKNVVIKASGKSSHGSTPELGNNAIRNLLMYLYDVLKCENSFIDFLKAFSNIIGYDCIGEKLGIDYFDEESGKLTVNLGIISGNNDEITMRFNVRYPVTADFENIISSIKEKAEVNNLDFEMGNHNPPLHFDKNHRLIVLLKKAYEISTGKTAELLSTSGGTYAKLMPNTVAFGPIFDKKYDLAHQKDEFIELSLLEKCIKIYARAIYELAK; this is encoded by the coding sequence ATGAACATGTTTGATAATATGAAATTTAAAGATGAATTTTTAGAAGATTTAAAAGAAATATTAAGAAAGAAAACCGTAAAATCAAAAAGTTCAATTAATGCTCCTTTTGGACAGGATGTTGCGGAGGGTTTAAATTGTATTTTAGATATATCTAAGAGATATGGTTTTAAGGCTGTTAATTTAAATAATTATATAGGTTATGCCGAGTATGGTGATGGGGAAGAGGAAGAATATGTTGGGGCATTAGGACATATAGATGTAGTTCCAGAAGGTAGTGGGTGGAGTCAAGACCCTTTTGATCCAATAATAAAAGATGATAGAATATATGCAAGAGGTTCCCTTGACGACAAAGGCCCTATAATGTGTGCATTATATGCATTAAAATTGCTTAAGGAATCAAATATAAAATTATCAAAAAAAGTAAGAATCATATTTGGAACAAATGAAGAATCAGGTACGGAGGATATAAAATATTATCTACAAAATGAAAAGCCTCCAGTATTATGCTTTACTCCAGATGCTTACTTCCCAATTGTTACATCTGAAAAAGGAATTTTAACCTTTGAACTAGTAAAGTCATTTAAAGAAGATATAAGAGATTTTACTATTGAATATATAAAAGGTGGAAAAAAATCTAATATTGTACCGGATTATTGTGAGATGAAAATTGTATTTAAAAACAATGAAGTTATTGAGAAACAATTTAATAATGAAGATTTGAAGAAAAAATACAAAGTAAGTACGGAAATTAAGGATAAAAATGTAGTAATCAAAGCTTCTGGCAAGTCATCTCATGGAAGTACTCCAGAACTTGGAAATAATGCTATAAGGAATTTATTGATGTATTTATATGATGTTTTAAAATGTGAAAATAGCTTTATTGACTTTCTAAAGGCTTTTAGTAATATTATAGGCTACGACTGTATAGGAGAGAAATTAGGTATTGATTATTTTGATGAAGAGTCCGGAAAACTTACAGTAAATCTTGGTATAATAAGTGGAAACAATGATGAAATAACCATGAGGTTTAATGTAAGATATCCAGTTACAGCAGATTTTGAGAATATAATAAGTTCCATAAAAGAGAAAGCTGAAGTAAATAATTTGGATTTTGAAATGGGGAATCATAATCCACCCTTACATTTTGATAAGAATCATAGATTAATTGTATTATTAAAAAAAGCATATGAAATATCCACAGGAAAGACTGCTGAACTATTGTCTACAAGTGGAGGAACTTATGCAAAGCTAATGCCAAATACAGTGGCATTTGGCCCAATATTTGATAAGAAATATGATTTAGCTCATCAAAAAGATGAATTTATTGAGCTTTCATTGTTAGAAAAATGCATAAAAATATATGCGAGGGCTATTTATGAACTGGCTAAATAA
- a CDS encoding sigma 54-interacting transcriptional regulator, translating to MKRIDLVFETFKKLDKGSGLTTKEISSSLNMERSNISKDLNILVRNKLLYKNNSRPVKYFLTNYNNANIVFHSSMDKIAYLFPSLIPSIKLAKTAILYPPNGMNCLVIGDTGVGKSMLAYMMYEYARSLNTNKSMPFLHFNCSDYSSNPQLLSSHLFGVKKGTYTGANTDRAGLIEQADGGILFLDEIHNLPKEGQEMLFVYMDTGYFKRFGEVSHKIKSSTRIICATNKDINTSLLDTFIRRIPIKIYLPKLSERRLEERLTLIQSFLKEESEKLNIPILVSYNSMLCLLTYDCPYNIGQLKSDITLSVANAYSDFIINNKKQIKINSPDLPQNMKLEISKTLHKEKKLLDSLENYEGYFIYDKNTTIASHSFLKQKHMILKSFKEFITNINITIINKKIDADSLFDIFNNYLASIRDNELNYQFNLNNSAYETIYKKIITINDKFKLFFTDDILNDLFHIHIDMIYDRINNTDIDLIPCINKLTTLYSDYNLLTMKFKNIIEDTYNINLSNQEILFLFILVIYIYEHK from the coding sequence TTGAAAAGAATAGATCTGGTATTTGAAACCTTTAAAAAACTTGATAAAGGCAGTGGACTTACAACTAAAGAGATTAGCAGTAGTTTAAATATGGAACGCTCTAATATAAGCAAGGATTTGAATATCTTAGTTAGAAATAAGCTTTTATATAAAAATAATTCAAGACCCGTTAAATATTTTTTAACTAATTATAATAACGCTAATATTGTGTTTCATTCTTCAATGGATAAGATTGCCTATCTTTTTCCATCTTTAATACCTTCTATTAAATTAGCCAAAACTGCTATTCTATATCCCCCAAATGGCATGAATTGTTTAGTTATTGGTGATACTGGTGTTGGGAAATCAATGTTAGCCTATATGATGTATGAGTATGCCCGTTCTTTAAATACCAATAAATCAATGCCTTTTTTGCATTTTAATTGTTCTGATTATTCTAGCAACCCTCAACTATTAAGCTCTCATCTCTTTGGTGTAAAAAAGGGAACTTATACTGGTGCAAATACTGATAGAGCTGGATTAATTGAGCAAGCTGACGGTGGAATTTTATTTTTAGATGAGATACATAACCTTCCTAAAGAAGGTCAAGAAATGCTTTTTGTGTACATGGATACAGGTTATTTTAAAAGATTTGGAGAAGTATCACATAAAATTAAATCCTCTACAAGAATTATTTGTGCAACAAATAAAGATATAAACACCTCTTTATTAGATACCTTCATTAGAAGAATACCAATTAAAATTTATCTTCCTAAATTAAGTGAAAGACGTTTAGAAGAACGCCTAACATTAATACAATCTTTTCTAAAAGAAGAAAGCGAAAAGCTTAATATACCTATTTTAGTATCCTATAATTCTATGCTTTGCTTATTAACCTATGATTGTCCTTATAATATTGGTCAACTAAAAAGTGACATCACACTCTCTGTTGCAAATGCTTATTCAGATTTTATTATTAATAACAAAAAACAAATAAAAATTAATAGTCCAGATTTGCCTCAAAACATGAAGTTAGAAATTAGTAAGACTTTACATAAAGAAAAGAAATTACTTGATTCTCTTGAAAACTATGAGGGCTATTTTATTTACGATAAGAACACTACAATAGCAAGTCACTCTTTTTTAAAGCAAAAGCACATGATTCTTAAAAGCTTTAAGGAATTTATCACTAACATAAATATTACCATAATTAATAAAAAAATAGATGCTGATTCTCTATTTGATATTTTTAATAACTATTTAGCATCAATAAGGGACAATGAATTAAATTATCAATTTAATCTAAACAACTCAGCCTATGAAACTATATATAAAAAAATAATAACAATAAATGATAAATTTAAATTATTTTTTACAGATGATATATTGAATGATTTATTTCATATTCACATAGACATGATTTATGATAGGATAAATAATACAGATATTGATCTTATACCTTGTATTAATAAATTAACTACTTTGTATTCAGATTACAATCTTTTAACTATGAAATTTAAAAATATTATTGAAGACACATACAATATAAATTTATCTAATCAAGAAATTTTGTTTCTATTTATTTTAGTTATATACATTTATGAGCATAAATAA
- a CDS encoding N(4)-(beta-N-acetylglucosaminyl)-L-asparaginase: MKWAIIGTWRMAIEGVTESAVDLNNGAFAGDAIEKAIKIVEDFPYYKSVGYGGLPNENCQVELDAAYMDGDSLSIGAIGGITDFKNPISIVKKLSENTYNCFLVGPGAEVYAAREGFQRENMLTDRAKKYYKKEKNETLDKGLSPYEGHDTVGVICVDKNGKMVAGTSTSGLFMKNKGRVGDSPISGSGFYVDSEVGGAAATGLGEDIMKGCVSYEIVRLMKEGLTPQEAADKAVYELDSKLIRRRGKAGDISVVALNNKGEYGVATNSEGFSFSVAVEDEEPTVYTCNKMKDGKTIYEIASKEWLKAYADRIKAPLTFD; the protein is encoded by the coding sequence ATGAAATGGGCAATTATTGGAACATGGAGAATGGCAATTGAGGGAGTAACAGAATCAGCGGTAGATTTAAATAATGGAGCTTTTGCAGGAGATGCTATAGAAAAAGCTATAAAAATTGTTGAAGATTTTCCTTATTATAAATCTGTAGGATATGGTGGTTTGCCAAACGAAAATTGTCAAGTAGAATTAGATGCAGCTTATATGGATGGAGATAGTCTTTCAATAGGAGCTATAGGGGGAATAACTGATTTTAAAAATCCAATTAGCATTGTAAAAAAATTAAGTGAAAATACTTATAATTGTTTTTTAGTTGGTCCAGGGGCTGAAGTGTATGCTGCAAGAGAAGGTTTTCAAAGAGAGAATATGCTAACAGATAGAGCAAAAAAGTATTATAAAAAAGAGAAAAATGAAACTTTAGATAAAGGATTAAGTCCTTACGAAGGACATGACACCGTAGGTGTGATTTGTGTTGATAAAAATGGTAAAATGGTAGCAGGCACATCAACAAGTGGGTTATTTATGAAAAACAAGGGGAGAGTTGGAGATTCACCTATTTCAGGTTCAGGTTTTTATGTAGATAGTGAAGTAGGGGGAGCCGCTGCAACAGGTTTAGGAGAAGACATAATGAAAGGCTGCGTATCATACGAAATAGTTAGACTTATGAAAGAGGGTTTAACTCCACAAGAGGCTGCAGATAAGGCAGTATATGAATTAGATAGTAAGTTAATAAGAAGAAGAGGTAAAGCTGGTGATATTTCAGTAGTTGCCTTAAATAATAAAGGTGAATATGGGGTTGCTACAAATAGTGAGGGATTCTCTTTCTCAGTAGCAGTTGAAGATGAAGAACCTACAGTATATACTTGTAACAAAATGAAAGATGGTAAGACGATTTACGAAATCGCTTCAAAAGAATGGTTAAAAGCATATGCAGATAGAATAAAAGCACCCCTTACTTTTGACTAA
- a CDS encoding copper homeostasis protein CutC yields MIIYEACVGNYNEAVNAKNKGADRIELCDNLLEGGTTPSYGTIKRVIDKLSIPVMVIIRPRGGNFEYSKEEIEIMKEDIRICKKLGASGVVIGALIGNSIDIETTKQLINEAKPMSITFHMAFDEINDKYRAIEVLINLGVCRILTKGGNKDALSGKEDIKKFIEYADDRIVIMPGKGINVDNRKFVLDFTGAKEIHGTKIV; encoded by the coding sequence ATGATTATATATGAGGCATGTGTTGGAAATTATAATGAGGCAGTAAATGCAAAGAATAAAGGTGCAGATAGAATAGAACTTTGTGATAATCTTCTTGAGGGTGGAACTACTCCAAGTTATGGTACCATTAAAAGAGTAATTGATAAACTTAGTATTCCCGTTATGGTAATTATAAGACCAAGAGGAGGAAATTTTGAATACTCAAAAGAGGAAATAGAGATAATGAAAGAGGATATTCGTATTTGTAAAAAATTAGGTGCAAGTGGCGTAGTAATAGGGGCTTTAATAGGAAATAGTATTGATATTGAAACTACAAAACAACTTATTAATGAAGCAAAACCCATGAGTATAACATTTCATATGGCTTTTGATGAAATAAATGATAAATATAGAGCTATTGAAGTACTTATAAATTTAGGTGTCTGCAGAATTTTGACTAAAGGTGGAAATAAAGACGCTTTAAGTGGAAAAGAAGATATAAAAAAGTTCATTGAGTATGCTGATGATAGAATTGTGATTATGCCAGGTAAAGGAATAAATGTAGATAATAGAAAATTTGTATTAGATTTTACTGGTGCTAAAGAAATTCATGGAACAAAAATAGTGTAA
- a CDS encoding PTS lactose/cellobiose transporter subunit IIA has product MDNLEQIAFQIISYAGEAKSLLFEALKDAREENFILAEDKVKQAESSILKAHESHFSLIQKEASGDKVQVSLLLMHAEDQLITVETIKSLTLELIEMNKKINSNS; this is encoded by the coding sequence ATGGATAATTTAGAACAAATAGCTTTCCAGATAATAAGCTATGCAGGGGAAGCAAAATCCTTATTATTTGAAGCTTTAAAGGATGCTAGAGAGGAAAACTTTATATTAGCAGAAGATAAAGTAAAGCAAGCAGAAAGCAGTATATTAAAAGCACATGAATCCCATTTTTCATTAATACAAAAGGAAGCATCTGGGGACAAAGTGCAGGTTTCATTGCTTTTAATGCATGCAGAAGATCAACTTATTACAGTAGAGACAATTAAAAGTTTAACATTAGAATTAATAGAGATGAATAAAAAAATAAATAGCAATTCTTAA
- a CDS encoding cation:proton antiporter — protein MMVLKQYKAKGPLVNTLLPVVAIDDAVGIMAFGISMTIAKSLIDSSSSLTIKTILLPIKEIVLAFVIGISIGFFLSIISKHSEGEDQLLIICIATIFVTVGITTTLNLSPLLTCMAIGGTVSNISPNSTRVLSIVDRVTPPVFVAFFTIAGVELNLSILKNVGILGITYILVRVIGKVSGAYLGCKIAKAPKIVQKYLGLTLVPQAGVAIGLAMVAEAMLPKYGAAIRTIVLSATVIYELVGPFLTKIAIFKAGEAHIDVKHSKNNTLAT, from the coding sequence ATTATGGTTTTAAAACAATATAAAGCTAAGGGTCCTCTTGTAAACACTTTACTTCCTGTAGTTGCTATAGATGATGCCGTAGGAATCATGGCTTTTGGAATATCCATGACTATAGCTAAATCACTAATAGACTCCTCTAGTTCCCTTACTATTAAAACCATACTTCTTCCCATAAAAGAGATAGTGCTTGCCTTTGTTATAGGAATTAGTATAGGATTTTTTCTTTCAATAATATCAAAGCACTCAGAGGGAGAAGATCAGCTATTGATTATTTGTATAGCAACTATATTTGTAACTGTAGGAATAACAACTACCTTAAATTTATCACCACTTTTAACATGTATGGCTATAGGCGGAACAGTCAGCAATATTTCACCAAATAGTACTAGAGTACTATCTATAGTTGATAGAGTAACCCCTCCTGTATTTGTAGCTTTCTTTACAATAGCTGGAGTAGAACTAAATTTATCTATACTAAAAAATGTAGGTATTTTAGGCATTACATATATTTTAGTGAGAGTTATAGGAAAGGTAAGTGGGGCTTATTTAGGTTGTAAAATAGCTAAAGCTCCTAAAATTGTTCAAAAGTACTTAGGACTAACTTTAGTTCCACAGGCAGGAGTTGCTATTGGACTTGCCATGGTAGCTGAAGCTATGCTACCAAAATACGGTGCTGCTATAAGAACTATTGTGCTATCTGCTACTGTTATTTATGAGCTTGTTGGACCATTTCTTACAAAAATAGCTATATTTAAAGCTGGCGAAGCTCATATAGATGTTAAACATTCAAAAAACAATACACTAGCAACTTAA
- a CDS encoding cation:proton antiporter yields MHSLYYIGIILFSGLLMGKVISFFKLPKVTGYLIAGLIIGPSFLNLVPSTAASKLSIISEAALGFIAYGIGSSFNFSNLKQLGNGILIITFLNL; encoded by the coding sequence ATGCACTCTTTATATTATATTGGAATTATACTTTTTTCAGGATTACTAATGGGAAAAGTTATTTCCTTTTTCAAACTACCAAAGGTAACTGGATATTTAATAGCAGGACTTATTATAGGTCCATCTTTCTTAAATTTAGTACCATCAACTGCAGCTTCAAAACTATCAATAATTTCTGAAGCTGCCTTAGGTTTTATAGCTTATGGAATCGGAAGTTCCTTTAATTTTTCAAATCTAAAACAATTAGGAAATGGAATCCTTATAATAACATTTTTGAATCTTTAA